In a genomic window of Allomeiothermus silvanus DSM 9946:
- a CDS encoding integrase core domain-containing protein, whose protein sequence is MQFTTVGREIWRGARQAQRLAEANASDPEVQERLRKLRLVKALRESKKSWKEIQDLVGISRATYHRWQKALKEKGLAGLKPRSRRPKHLRTKVHWTPGLLIRIETLRKENPTWGRWSIWLTLRKEGFQMSERTVGRILAYLEKHRRIESVAGYLARTQRGKLKRRVNRPYAKRKPRGYEARAPGDLVQVDTLTLTLGPGSMVKHFSAIDLHSRFVLAEVHSRATAKLSEGFLSLLLARAPFPIRAIQVDGGSEFMAEFEEACCALGIALFVLPPRSPKLNGHVERMQRTFKEEFYTRPLPTPLSELQAELDTYLDYYNRRRPHMALGGLAPLEFLAKMQEESVPQRVSNVLTDYNVYTK, encoded by the coding sequence GTGCAGTTTACCACCGTTGGCCGAGAGATATGGAGAGGCGCTAGACAAGCACAGAGGCTGGCCGAGGCCAACGCAAGCGACCCAGAGGTCCAGGAACGTCTGCGCAAGCTCCGACTGGTCAAAGCCCTGCGTGAAAGTAAAAAGAGCTGGAAGGAGATCCAGGACCTGGTCGGGATCAGCCGGGCCACCTACCACCGCTGGCAAAAAGCCCTAAAAGAAAAGGGCCTGGCTGGACTCAAACCCCGCTCCCGCCGCCCTAAGCACCTGCGCACAAAGGTCCACTGGACCCCAGGGCTGCTCATTAGAATAGAAACTCTCCGCAAGGAAAACCCCACCTGGGGACGCTGGTCCATCTGGCTTACCCTCCGCAAGGAGGGTTTCCAGATGAGCGAACGCACGGTGGGGCGCATCCTGGCCTACCTGGAGAAGCACCGACGTATCGAGAGCGTGGCCGGCTACCTGGCCCGGACTCAAAGAGGGAAGCTAAAGCGAAGGGTAAACCGGCCCTACGCCAAAAGGAAGCCCCGAGGATACGAGGCCAGGGCTCCTGGGGACCTGGTCCAGGTGGACACCCTCACCCTGACCTTAGGACCGGGAAGCATGGTCAAGCACTTCTCGGCGATTGACCTCCATAGCCGGTTTGTCCTGGCGGAGGTGCACAGCCGGGCCACGGCTAAGCTTTCTGAGGGGTTCTTGTCCTTGCTTCTGGCCAGGGCCCCTTTTCCCATCCGGGCCATCCAGGTGGATGGGGGCAGCGAGTTCATGGCCGAGTTTGAGGAGGCCTGCTGTGCTCTGGGGATTGCCTTGTTTGTGCTACCGCCGAGGAGTCCTAAACTCAATGGTCACGTGGAGCGGATGCAGCGGACCTTCAAGGAGGAGTTCTACACCCGGCCTTTGCCCACCCCGCTCAGCGAGCTGCAGGCAGAGCTGGATACCTACCTGGACTACTACAACCGCCGAAGGCCTCACATGGCCCTGGGGGGTCTTGCTCCGCTGGAGTTTTTGGCTAAGATGCAAGAGGAGTCGGTTCCTCAAAGAGTCTCAAATGTGTTGACCGATTACAATGTATATACGAAATAA
- a CDS encoding antitoxin, with protein MATTKVFKSGNSQAVRIPKKFQFAEEEVEIFRRGDEIVLRPRKRSLAELIRGLPKASDDFFAEGRHDPSPQKQESLDESHQR; from the coding sequence GTGGCTACCACCAAGGTCTTCAAAAGCGGTAACTCTCAGGCAGTGCGCATTCCCAAGAAATTTCAGTTCGCCGAGGAGGAGGTAGAAATCTTTAGACGTGGGGATGAAATCGTGCTGCGGCCCAGAAAACGCAGCTTGGCTGAGCTTATACGGGGGCTTCCCAAAGCTTCGGATGACTTTTTCGCCGAGGGCCGCCATGATCCATCGCCCCAAAAACAGGAATCCCTAGATGAATCCCATCAACGATGA
- a CDS encoding type II toxin-antitoxin system VapC family toxin — translation MKYLLHTDICIHLLRSQEVHLEPLERLTPGDVGMSAVTAGELIFGAYKSQRVEENLIAARALQEAIPVVALTTQTAEAYGLIRSVLERKGTPIGANDLWIAAHALSLGLTLVTRNTREFSRVEGLRVEHWL, via the coding sequence ATGAAGTATCTGCTGCATACTGATATCTGCATCCACCTTTTGCGATCGCAGGAAGTACATCTCGAACCGCTTGAGCGCTTAACTCCGGGCGATGTGGGGATGTCGGCAGTCACCGCGGGTGAGCTGATCTTTGGCGCATATAAGAGCCAGCGGGTAGAGGAAAACCTGATCGCCGCTCGGGCTTTGCAAGAAGCCATTCCGGTAGTCGCACTGACGACGCAAACCGCCGAGGCCTACGGCCTTATCCGGTCTGTGCTGGAGCGTAAAGGTACGCCTATTGGGGCCAACGATCTGTGGATCGCCGCCCATGCTCTATCCCTTGGGCTCACCCTGGTCACCCGCAACACCCGTGAATTCAGCCGAGTCGAGGGGCTACGCGTGGAGCACTGGTTATGA
- a CDS encoding YbaK/EbsC family protein gives MKQLSPSAQKVQDVLRQRGFGHLEVLEHARSTRTAQEAADAVGTSVGQIVKSLIFKGAQSGKPYLLLVSGPNRVHEAKVAEVIGEPLERADPDFVREVTGFAIGGVPPVGHATRLEALIDPDLLQYPHLWAAAGTPKAVFCLTPDELLRLTGGRIVPMK, from the coding sequence ATGAAGCAACTGAGCCCATCAGCGCAAAAAGTCCAAGACGTTTTACGCCAGCGTGGCTTCGGCCACCTCGAGGTCCTCGAGCACGCCCGCTCCACCCGCACCGCCCAAGAGGCTGCTGACGCGGTGGGCACCTCGGTAGGCCAGATCGTCAAATCCCTGATCTTCAAAGGGGCCCAGTCCGGCAAGCCCTATCTGCTGCTGGTGAGCGGGCCTAACCGGGTGCACGAGGCCAAGGTGGCGGAGGTCATCGGAGAACCCCTGGAGCGGGCTGACCCCGACTTCGTGCGGGAGGTGACCGGTTTCGCCATCGGGGGGGTTCCCCCGGTGGGGCACGCCACGCGGCTCGAGGCCCTCATCGACCCGGACTTGCTGCAATACCCGCACCTCTGGGCTGCCGCCGGGACGCCCAAGGCCGTGTTTTGCCTTACGCCGGATGAGCTGCTGCGGCTCACCGGGGGCCGCATCGTGCCGATGAAGTGA